From Roseofilum reptotaenium CS-1145:
GTAGTCTCCTCCGATATCCGTGAAAATATAGAACAATTTCTCGATTTTTATCAACTCAGAGACTATATTCAAATTATTCAAGGAGCAGAACCCCACTTAACCAAACCCAATCCTCAAGTATTTTGGTCTGCTTGCGAACAGTTGGGAGTCTCTCCCCAACAGGTACTGATGGTGGGTGATGCTCCGGGAGATTTTACCATGGCGCGCAATGCCCAAGCCGCCGGAAGCATTGGTGTGGCTTGGGGATGGAGCCGACCACCGAATCTAGACCAAGCGGATGTAGCGATCGCCAAATTAGACGAAATACAAGCGATCGGTTAAATTGGGATGTTAGCTGGAGTTAAGGATTTTCTGACTCTACACAATTGAATCAACTTTATGGAAACCAGTTCCTAGTTTCTGTAGGCTCTCTTAGACAAGAGATAAAATCACTTGATTCGAGTTCAACCTCATTAAACAAAAGGAGATTTTTCCTTGGTTCGTCGCTATTTATTTACCTCAGAATCTGTAACTGAAGGCCATCCTGATAAAATCTGCGATCAAATCTCAGATACCATCATTGACGCTCTGCTGGCCGAAGACCCTGCCAGCCGTGTAGCTGCCGAAGTCGCTGTCAATACTGGATTAGTCTTAATCACGGGTGAAATCACCTCCCAAGCCCAAGTCAACTACATTGATCTGGCGCGGAAAAAAATTGCTGAAATTGGCTATGTGCATAGTGAAGGCGGCTTCACCAGCAACAGTTGCTCCGTCCTAGTTGCCCTTGATGCCCAATCTCCTGACATCGCTCAAGGGGTTGATGCTGCAGCCGAACAACGGGAAATGTCGAGTGAAGAGCGCTTTGACTCCACAGGTGCAGGAGACCAAGGGTTAATGTTTGGCTTTGCCTGCAACGAAACCCCTGAATTAATGCCCCTGCCTATTAGTTTGGCTCACCGCATTTCTCGTCGGTTAGCCGCAGTCCGCAAAACAGGGCAACTCTCCTATCTGCGTCCTGATGGTAAAACCCAGGTGACCGTTGCCTATGAAGACGGTAAGCCTGTTGCTATTGATACCGTTTTGATTTCCACCCAACATGCAGCCACCATCGGTGAAGTGACTGACAACACGGAAATTCAGAAAAAAATTAAAGCGGATC
This genomic window contains:
- the metK gene encoding methionine adenosyltransferase, whose product is MVRRYLFTSESVTEGHPDKICDQISDTIIDALLAEDPASRVAAEVAVNTGLVLITGEITSQAQVNYIDLARKKIAEIGYVHSEGGFTSNSCSVLVALDAQSPDIAQGVDAAAEQREMSSEERFDSTGAGDQGLMFGFACNETPELMPLPISLAHRISRRLAAVRKTGQLSYLRPDGKTQVTVAYEDGKPVAIDTVLISTQHAATIGEVTDNTEIQKKIKADLWDAVVLPSFSDLEIKPDSATKYFVNPTGKFVVGGPQGDAGLTGRKIIVDTYGGYSRHGGGAFSGKDPTKVDRSAAYACRYAAKNIVAAGLADKCEVQLGYAIGVARPVSIMIETFGTGKVNDDQLLEAAQKVFEFRPAGIIETFGLRTLPQERGGRFYQDVAAYGHFGRNDLDLPWEKTDKVELLKEAVSAATTAG